In one window of Microbacterium sp. PM5 DNA:
- a CDS encoding ROK family protein has translation MRLGFDVGGTKTDAVVVAPSDRGGADAAHQRILARVRRATGWGPDAVLTTILDAVDELAAAVGVHPSAFTSLGVGMPGQVAPGGAVVAHAVNLGIDELDLALALGPRLGLPVRAENDVKAAAVGAAALRGADALPSMAYLNLGTGIAAGFVHRGRLWRGARGAAGEVGHISVDPAGPVCRCGQRGCIEAFSGGAAVAERWGRSAALPVRDVFDAADAGDPLAVELRRGLAYGVASAVRVIVLSTDVDVVVLGGGVTALGDRMLRPVLAELDSSAAASPFLRSLRLSERVDLLPPGSPAAALGAAILGAESEQEAVFHG, from the coding sequence ATGCGTCTCGGATTCGACGTCGGGGGCACCAAGACCGACGCCGTGGTCGTCGCGCCCTCCGACCGGGGCGGCGCCGACGCGGCGCACCAGCGGATCCTCGCCCGCGTGCGCCGGGCGACCGGGTGGGGTCCGGATGCCGTGCTCACGACGATCCTCGATGCCGTGGACGAGCTGGCGGCCGCCGTCGGCGTGCACCCCTCGGCCTTCACCTCGCTCGGCGTCGGGATGCCGGGGCAGGTCGCTCCGGGAGGCGCGGTGGTCGCTCATGCGGTGAACCTCGGCATCGACGAGCTCGATCTGGCCCTCGCACTCGGGCCGCGCCTGGGCCTTCCGGTGCGTGCCGAGAACGACGTCAAGGCTGCCGCCGTCGGCGCCGCCGCCCTGCGCGGCGCGGACGCGCTGCCGTCGATGGCGTATCTCAACCTCGGCACCGGCATCGCCGCCGGGTTCGTGCACCGCGGCCGACTCTGGCGGGGCGCCCGGGGCGCCGCGGGAGAGGTCGGACACATCTCGGTCGACCCGGCGGGACCCGTCTGCCGCTGCGGGCAGCGCGGTTGCATCGAAGCCTTCAGCGGCGGCGCGGCCGTCGCCGAGCGATGGGGCCGGAGCGCGGCGCTGCCCGTGCGCGACGTGTTCGACGCCGCCGACGCCGGCGATCCGCTCGCGGTGGAGCTGCGCCGCGGGCTCGCATACGGCGTCGCGTCGGCGGTCCGGGTGATCGTGCTGTCCACCGATGTCGATGTCGTCGTGCTGGGGGGAGGCGTCACGGCACTGGGCGACCGTATGCTGAGGCCCGTGCTCGCCGAACTGGACTCCAGCGCCGCGGCATCCCCGTTCCTGCGGTCGCTGCGGCTCAGCGAGCGCGTCGATCTGCTGCCGCCGGGATCGCCCGCGGCGGCACTGGGCGCCGCCATCCTCGGCGCCGAATCAGAGCAGGAGGCTGTTTTCCATGGCTGA
- a CDS encoding sugar ABC transporter permease — translation MTTAHAPAASPRRRRRDRTPLVLLLPALAMLLVFIGWPLVQLIVMSFQKYGREQIFGKPPTFVWFDNYVRVLTDSEFWVVLARSFGLMVVCAAATMVLGIAIALMMKSLGRVMRTVVSVGLLLAWAMPALTGTIVWGWIFDTSYGLVNYALTHITGQNWIGHSWLSDPLSFFGVAAIIITWGAIPFVAFSTYAGLSQVPDEVLEAASLDGSGAWQRFRFIVVPYIRSILVVLLILQVIWDLRVFAQIYALQTVGGIRADTNTIGVYIYSVSMATGDLGSGGAISVILVVVLLAISAYYIRTMLTSEDD, via the coding sequence ATGACCACCGCTCACGCGCCCGCGGCATCTCCGCGTCGGCGGCGCCGCGACCGCACGCCGCTGGTCCTGTTGCTGCCCGCCCTGGCGATGCTGCTGGTCTTCATCGGCTGGCCTCTGGTGCAGCTGATCGTCATGTCGTTCCAGAAGTACGGGCGCGAGCAGATCTTCGGCAAGCCGCCCACCTTCGTCTGGTTCGACAACTACGTGCGTGTGCTGACCGACTCCGAGTTCTGGGTCGTCCTGGCCCGCAGCTTCGGGCTGATGGTGGTCTGCGCCGCCGCGACGATGGTGCTCGGGATCGCGATAGCCCTGATGATGAAGTCCCTCGGACGCGTGATGCGCACCGTCGTCTCGGTCGGGCTGCTGCTGGCGTGGGCGATGCCCGCGCTCACCGGCACCATCGTGTGGGGCTGGATCTTCGACACCTCCTACGGCCTCGTCAACTACGCGCTGACGCACATCACGGGGCAGAACTGGATCGGCCACAGCTGGCTGTCCGACCCCCTCAGCTTCTTCGGTGTCGCGGCGATCATCATCACCTGGGGCGCGATCCCGTTCGTCGCGTTCTCCACCTATGCCGGGCTCTCGCAGGTGCCTGACGAGGTGCTCGAGGCGGCATCCCTCGACGGCTCGGGCGCGTGGCAGCGGTTCCGCTTCATCGTCGTGCCCTACATCCGTTCGATCCTGGTCGTGCTGCTCATCCTGCAGGTGATCTGGGACCTCCGCGTGTTCGCCCAGATCTATGCGCTGCAGACCGTCGGCGGCATCCGCGCCGATACCAACACCATCGGCGTCTACATCTACAGCGTCTCGATGGCCACCGGCGACCTCGGTTCGGGAGGGGCGATCTCGGTGATCCTCGTCGTCGTGCTGCTCGCCATCTCCGCTTACTACATCCGCACCATGCTGACCTCGGAGGACGACTGA
- a CDS encoding beta-N-acetylhexosaminidase: MSQPSLVPAPAHLTVGDGRAFALAGDVALVMATDAEALSDAAAELRRLIAARTGIHLPPPTPADGGRRKIRLSLDHDGRAESYRLRSDVDAVHVAGADAAGLFYGVQTLAQAITADASGWGVPEMEIEDAPRFAYRGVMLDVARHFLDVATVCGYIDRAAGLKFNVLHLHLTDDQGWRIEMHSRRRLTERAATSSVGADGGGFYTHDDYRAIVAYAGRRHMVVVPEIDGPSHTHAVSLAYPELCAPPVISAQLQQQAEQDGTDLPVSGVAYEGIGVGFSSLRIRDEQTYTFLADVLTELAALTPGPYLHIGGDEALGTDADDYDHYIERVSRLVVETGKTAIAWHEAGVSGRVAEGTVGQYWGFVSPTDGMDEKTRGFVRRGGRVILSPADAIYLDMKFDPDSPLGLTWARGVTSARRAYEWEPTAVIDGIDETQILGVEAPLWSETARTPADIDALAFPRIAAAAEAAWSPAWESLPLRTWESFRSRVGGLGPLWTALGIRFTALPEIEWTPMEAITARGDTT; this comes from the coding sequence GTGTCGCAGCCCTCCCTCGTCCCCGCACCCGCGCACCTGACCGTCGGCGACGGCCGCGCGTTCGCCCTGGCAGGCGACGTCGCGCTCGTGATGGCGACGGATGCCGAGGCCCTCTCCGACGCCGCCGCCGAGCTGCGCCGGCTGATCGCTGCGCGCACCGGCATCCATCTGCCTCCCCCGACACCCGCAGACGGCGGGCGGCGAAAGATCCGACTGAGCCTCGACCACGACGGCCGCGCCGAGTCGTATCGGCTGCGCAGCGACGTCGACGCCGTGCACGTGGCGGGTGCGGATGCCGCGGGCCTCTTCTACGGCGTGCAGACTCTCGCGCAGGCGATCACGGCGGACGCCTCGGGCTGGGGCGTTCCGGAGATGGAGATCGAGGACGCACCCCGGTTCGCGTACCGCGGCGTCATGCTCGACGTCGCCCGTCACTTCCTCGACGTCGCGACGGTGTGCGGCTACATCGACCGCGCCGCGGGCTTGAAGTTCAACGTTCTGCATCTGCACCTCACCGACGACCAGGGATGGCGCATCGAGATGCACTCCCGCCGCCGGCTCACGGAGAGGGCAGCCACGAGCTCGGTCGGCGCCGACGGCGGTGGCTTCTACACCCACGACGACTACCGCGCCATCGTCGCGTACGCCGGCCGCCGCCACATGGTCGTCGTGCCCGAGATCGACGGCCCCAGCCACACCCACGCCGTCTCCCTCGCCTACCCCGAGCTGTGCGCGCCGCCGGTGATCAGCGCGCAGCTGCAGCAGCAGGCGGAGCAGGACGGCACCGACCTGCCGGTCAGCGGTGTCGCCTATGAAGGCATCGGGGTGGGTTTCTCGTCGTTGCGCATCCGCGACGAGCAGACGTACACCTTCCTCGCAGACGTCCTCACCGAGCTGGCGGCGCTGACACCCGGTCCGTACCTGCACATCGGCGGCGACGAGGCGTTGGGGACGGATGCCGATGACTACGACCACTACATCGAGCGCGTCTCACGGCTCGTGGTCGAGACCGGCAAGACCGCCATCGCCTGGCATGAGGCCGGAGTCTCGGGCAGGGTCGCGGAAGGAACCGTCGGTCAGTACTGGGGCTTCGTGTCGCCGACGGACGGCATGGACGAGAAGACCCGGGGCTTCGTCCGTCGCGGCGGGCGGGTCATCCTCTCGCCCGCCGATGCGATCTACCTCGATATGAAGTTCGACCCCGACTCACCGCTCGGGCTGACGTGGGCACGCGGGGTCACGAGTGCCCGTCGCGCCTACGAGTGGGAGCCGACCGCCGTCATCGACGGCATCGACGAGACGCAGATCCTCGGCGTGGAGGCGCCGCTGTGGAGCGAGACCGCTCGGACGCCTGCCGACATCGACGCGCTCGCATTCCCGCGCATCGCCGCCGCCGCGGAAGCGGCGTGGTCCCCGGCATGGGAAAGCCTCCCTCTGCGAACATGGGAATCGTTCCGGTCCCGCGTGGGCGGGCTCGGGCCTCTGTGGACGGCACTCGGCATCCGCTTCACCGCGCTGCCCGAGATCGAATGGACGCCGATGGAGGCGATCACCGCACGAGGGGACACCACATGA
- a CDS encoding glucosamine-6-phosphate deaminase, which yields MAEVVIVPSAADAGALVADEIVRLIAARPDAVLGLATGSTPLPVYEALRPRLTGVDVSRVRGFALDEYVGIDPRHPQSYRSVITTEVVEPLGLDPQRIHTPNGDLATIAHAGDDYERAIADAGGIDLQILGIGTSGHIGFNEPGSSFASRTRVKTLIEQTRRDNARFFDSIDDVPMHCITQGLGTILSARHLFLLAFGEGKAAAVAGAVEGPVTSSLPGSAIQLHPHVTVVVDEAAASRLEHADYYRYAYANKPAWQGL from the coding sequence ATGGCTGAAGTCGTCATCGTCCCCTCGGCCGCCGACGCCGGGGCGCTCGTCGCCGATGAGATCGTCCGTCTCATCGCGGCACGCCCGGACGCGGTGCTGGGGCTTGCGACCGGATCGACCCCGCTGCCCGTCTACGAGGCGCTGCGGCCCCGGCTCACCGGCGTCGACGTCTCGCGCGTGCGCGGGTTCGCCCTGGACGAGTACGTGGGCATCGACCCGCGGCATCCGCAGAGCTACCGCTCCGTCATCACGACGGAGGTGGTCGAGCCGCTCGGCCTCGATCCCCAGCGCATCCACACGCCGAACGGCGATCTGGCGACCATCGCGCACGCCGGCGACGACTACGAGCGGGCCATCGCCGACGCGGGCGGCATCGACCTGCAGATCCTCGGGATCGGCACCTCCGGTCACATCGGCTTCAACGAGCCCGGGTCCTCCTTCGCGTCGCGGACGCGCGTGAAGACGCTCATCGAGCAGACCCGACGCGACAACGCCCGCTTCTTCGACTCGATCGACGACGTGCCGATGCACTGCATCACGCAGGGGCTCGGAACGATCCTGTCGGCCCGTCACCTGTTCCTCCTCGCCTTCGGCGAAGGCAAGGCCGCGGCCGTCGCGGGCGCCGTCGAAGGCCCCGTGACGTCGTCGCTGCCGGGGTCGGCGATCCAGCTGCACCCCCACGTGACCGTGGTGGTCGACGAGGCCGCGGCGTCGCGCCTGGAGCATGCCGACTACTATCGCTACGCCTACGCCAACAAGCCGGCCTGGCAGGGCCTCTGA
- a CDS encoding carbohydrate ABC transporter permease, translated as MSARTRRATGRVLLNLAAVVVFVCSVFPVYWMVNTSFLPGSAVKSETPHFWPDQFTLQSFRAAWDGGFMPALWISLAVTVLTVVAALVFAFLAAIAISRYRFRSRKSFIVAILVIQMIPAEAMIISTFRVLDGWHLLNTVIGLSAVYIAMVLPFTIWTLRGFVGGIPADLEEAAMIDGCSRGQAFWRVTFPLLAPGLVSTGIFAFIQAWNEFIFALVIMTRPEAQTLPIWLRSFVQATKATDWAVVMAGSTLMAIPVIVFFLIVQGKMTSGLVSGAVKG; from the coding sequence ATGAGCGCCCGCACGAGACGCGCCACCGGGCGTGTGCTTCTCAACCTCGCCGCCGTCGTCGTCTTCGTCTGCTCGGTCTTCCCGGTCTACTGGATGGTCAATACCTCCTTCCTGCCCGGCTCGGCCGTCAAGAGCGAGACGCCGCACTTCTGGCCCGACCAGTTCACGCTGCAGAGCTTCCGTGCGGCCTGGGACGGCGGGTTCATGCCGGCGCTGTGGATCTCGCTGGCCGTCACCGTGCTCACCGTCGTCGCGGCCCTGGTCTTCGCCTTCCTCGCCGCCATCGCCATCTCGCGGTACCGCTTCCGTTCCCGCAAGAGCTTCATCGTCGCGATCCTCGTGATCCAGATGATCCCGGCCGAGGCGATGATCATCTCGACCTTCCGCGTGCTCGACGGCTGGCACCTGCTGAACACCGTGATCGGACTGTCGGCGGTGTACATCGCCATGGTGCTGCCCTTCACGATCTGGACGCTGCGCGGTTTCGTCGGCGGCATCCCCGCCGATCTCGAGGAGGCGGCCATGATCGACGGGTGCAGCAGGGGACAGGCCTTCTGGCGTGTGACCTTCCCGCTGCTCGCGCCGGGACTGGTCTCCACCGGGATCTTCGCGTTCATCCAAGCGTGGAACGAGTTCATCTTCGCCCTCGTGATCATGACCCGTCCCGAGGCCCAGACGCTGCCCATCTGGCTGCGCAGCTTCGTCCAGGCGACGAAGGCGACCGACTGGGCCGTCGTCATGGCCGGCTCGACCCTCATGGCGATTCCGGTGATCGTCTTCTTCCTGATCGTGCAGGGCAAGATGACCAGCGGCCTCGTGTCGGGAGCGGTGAAGGGCTGA
- a CDS encoding sigma-70 family RNA polymerase sigma factor — protein MDTPDQPRRDPADIADADLVLRTRAGDRQAFAELWRRHYRSGLTVASSITSSFDADDLVQEAYSRIYQAIAKGGGPTGSFRAYLFTSIRNTAAGWGRARRETAIDELEALPDPDADAHATDEALDRSLTHRAFRSLPTRWQEVLWYTEIEQMKPAEIAPLLGMKATAVAQLAFRAREGLREAWIQAHLQTVADGSDCQWTIERLGAYARDNLGTRDHKKLEAHLADCARCTIVAAEATEVSHRLALVLLPLTIGAGAATAYLATLQGGAAPLVALAAGASGTMPGAVTVGAGSAPVVGTAGAAGAGAGGAGGTGGSAGAAGAAGSAAGGGGALAGAGAVVGLVAAGVLVAGAAVAAVIVVPQVVASSASAPSDGSGGDAAGSAGGGGDAGAALPASTPTPSTIPSATPSSLPVPSATATAKPDTKPQPAPTRRPVTPPTTAPQPTLVPTPTPTPTPSPTPTPTPTPTPTPTPTPTPTPTPTPTPTPTPTPTPTPEPTPVLPEGSPAFGPASISTDDDLFGALTTTINGAPGSTVTVKFGDVERARVTLSAEGTAEVTIEGTVLDFWFTKISIAYMAGAAVGPATVTDIWRLVG, from the coding sequence ATGGACACCCCCGATCAACCGCGCCGCGATCCCGCCGATATCGCCGACGCCGACCTCGTGCTGCGCACGCGCGCCGGCGACCGCCAGGCGTTCGCCGAACTGTGGCGCCGCCACTATCGGTCGGGACTGACCGTCGCCTCGTCGATCACCTCGAGCTTCGATGCCGACGACCTCGTCCAAGAGGCGTACTCACGCATCTATCAGGCGATCGCGAAGGGCGGGGGCCCGACGGGCTCGTTCCGCGCTTACCTGTTCACGAGCATCCGCAACACGGCCGCCGGGTGGGGCCGCGCCCGGCGTGAGACGGCGATCGACGAGCTCGAGGCTCTTCCCGACCCGGATGCCGACGCGCACGCGACCGACGAGGCGCTCGATCGGAGTCTCACGCACCGCGCGTTCCGGAGCCTGCCGACCCGCTGGCAGGAGGTGCTCTGGTACACCGAGATCGAGCAGATGAAGCCGGCGGAGATCGCGCCGCTGCTGGGCATGAAGGCGACGGCGGTGGCCCAGCTGGCCTTCCGCGCGCGCGAGGGACTGCGCGAGGCGTGGATCCAGGCGCATCTGCAGACCGTCGCCGACGGGTCGGACTGTCAATGGACGATCGAACGGCTCGGCGCCTATGCCCGTGACAACCTGGGCACCCGCGACCACAAGAAGCTCGAAGCGCACCTCGCCGACTGCGCGCGGTGCACGATCGTGGCCGCGGAAGCCACCGAGGTCTCGCACCGCCTCGCCCTGGTGCTGCTGCCGCTGACGATCGGCGCCGGTGCCGCCACCGCCTATCTCGCCACCCTCCAGGGTGGCGCGGCACCGCTGGTCGCGCTCGCGGCGGGCGCGTCCGGGACGATGCCGGGCGCGGTGACCGTCGGTGCGGGCTCTGCACCCGTCGTCGGCACGGCCGGCGCCGCTGGCGCGGGTGCGGGAGGCGCAGGGGGGACGGGAGGCTCGGCCGGAGCCGCCGGCGCCGCCGGGTCTGCTGCGGGCGGCGGCGGCGCGCTCGCCGGAGCCGGCGCCGTCGTCGGTCTCGTCGCCGCCGGAGTGCTCGTGGCCGGGGCCGCGGTGGCGGCAGTGATCGTCGTGCCACAGGTGGTCGCCAGCAGCGCATCCGCGCCGAGCGACGGGTCGGGTGGCGACGCAGCAGGCTCCGCGGGCGGGGGCGGCGATGCCGGCGCCGCGCTGCCGGCGAGCACACCCACGCCCAGCACGATCCCCTCTGCGACCCCCAGCTCGCTGCCGGTGCCGTCGGCGACGGCGACGGCGAAGCCCGACACGAAGCCGCAACCCGCGCCGACGCGCCGGCCTGTGACGCCTCCGACGACGGCGCCGCAGCCGACGCTCGTTCCCACCCCGACGCCGACACCCACCCCGTCACCGACACCCACTCCGACGCCGACACCCACTCCGACGCCGACTCCCACCCCGACACCGACACCGACGCCCACGCCCACCCCGACACCGACACCCACGCCGACACCGACTCCGGAACCCACACCGGTCCTTCCCGAGGGTTCACCCGCCTTCGGTCCGGCGAGTATCTCGACAGACGACGACCTGTTCGGCGCGCTAACGACGACGATCAACGGCGCACCCGGCAGCACGGTGACGGTGAAGTTCGGCGACGTTGAGCGAGCGCGGGTCACCCTGTCCGCCGAAGGCACCGCAGAGGTCACGATCGAGGGCACCGTCCTCGACTTCTGGTTCACGAAGATCTCGATTGCGTACATGGCAGGCGCCGCCGTGGGCCCGGCCACCGTTACCGACATCTGGCGCCTCGTCGGCTGA
- a CDS encoding FAD-linked oxidase C-terminal domain-containing protein, with product MSAVLDLLNAELADRIDTDPGALDAARADKSGHAAAGRPVAIVHAASVADVQATMRIATATRTPVVVRGAGTGLAGGANAGAGEIVLSMRGMDRILEVRADDLLAVVEPGILNADLNDALAAHGLWWAPDPASRAISTVGGNIATGAGGLLCAKYGVVRDAVLGVDLVLSDGRLLHLGHRSVKGVTGLDLTALVIGSEGTLGVVVGATLKLRRLVPGQARTLTALFPDVRAGAAAAAAVTASGAQPAIMELMDAACLAAVHRLLELPAPPVGAAQLTVQTDGPSASGDAEAIGAVLEAAGGTVRAARDDAEAELLWTIRRSMHPAMETMGTTLIEDVSVPRSALPAMFDEIARIERAYGLVIPTVCHAGDGNLHPNFVFEGDEVPEIVWRAADELFRSALRLGGTLTGEHGVGVLKRRWLVDELGEDQWRLQRQITRVFDPLGILNPGKVFTD from the coding sequence ATGAGCGCCGTCCTCGACCTGCTCAACGCCGAGCTCGCCGACCGCATCGACACGGATCCCGGCGCCCTCGACGCCGCCCGCGCGGACAAATCCGGCCACGCGGCCGCGGGACGTCCAGTGGCGATCGTGCACGCGGCATCCGTCGCCGACGTCCAGGCGACGATGCGCATCGCGACCGCGACGCGCACGCCCGTCGTCGTGCGCGGGGCGGGCACGGGCCTCGCGGGCGGCGCGAACGCCGGTGCCGGCGAGATCGTGCTGTCGATGCGCGGAATGGACCGGATCCTGGAGGTGCGGGCCGACGACCTACTGGCGGTGGTCGAGCCCGGCATCCTCAACGCCGACCTCAACGACGCCCTCGCCGCCCACGGTCTGTGGTGGGCGCCCGACCCCGCCAGTCGCGCCATCTCGACGGTCGGCGGCAACATCGCCACCGGCGCCGGTGGCCTGCTGTGCGCGAAGTACGGTGTCGTCCGCGACGCCGTCCTCGGGGTCGACCTCGTGCTCTCCGACGGCCGACTGCTGCACCTCGGACACCGCAGCGTCAAAGGCGTGACCGGTCTCGATCTGACGGCGCTGGTCATCGGCTCGGAGGGCACGCTGGGCGTCGTGGTCGGTGCGACGCTGAAGCTGCGGCGCCTCGTCCCGGGGCAGGCACGCACCCTCACGGCCCTCTTCCCCGATGTCCGCGCCGGCGCCGCCGCCGCGGCCGCCGTGACCGCCTCGGGCGCGCAGCCCGCGATCATGGAGCTGATGGATGCCGCGTGCCTCGCGGCCGTGCACCGCCTGCTCGAGCTGCCCGCTCCTCCGGTCGGCGCGGCGCAGCTCACCGTGCAGACCGACGGCCCCTCGGCCTCCGGAGACGCCGAGGCGATCGGCGCCGTCCTCGAGGCGGCCGGAGGCACCGTGCGTGCCGCACGGGACGACGCCGAGGCCGAGCTGCTGTGGACGATACGCCGCTCGATGCACCCCGCCATGGAGACGATGGGAACCACGCTGATCGAGGACGTGTCCGTTCCCCGCAGCGCCCTGCCCGCGATGTTCGACGAGATCGCGCGCATCGAGCGCGCCTACGGCCTCGTGATCCCGACCGTCTGCCATGCGGGCGACGGCAACCTGCACCCCAACTTCGTCTTCGAGGGCGACGAGGTGCCCGAGATCGTCTGGCGCGCGGCCGATGAGCTGTTCCGCTCGGCCCTGCGGCTCGGTGGCACCCTCACCGGCGAGCACGGGGTCGGCGTCCTCAAACGTCGCTGGCTCGTCGACGAGCTCGGCGAGGACCAGTGGCGGCTGCAGCGCCAGATCACCCGGGTGTTCGACCCCCTCGGCATCCTGAATCCGGGCAAGGTCTTCACCGACTGA
- the nagA gene encoding N-acetylglucosamine-6-phosphate deacetylase produces MTTVIHSARLVSAGTLTPDAWIAFTDGVIDGRGTGTTWRALTAAHVIDAAGGVVTPGFIDIHGHGGGGASFDDGAAAIATARAMHRAHGTTRAVLSLVTAALDDLAARVAVIADLVEDDATILGSHLEGPFLDPGHKGAHTLSLLRPPDAAAVGRLLEAGRGTVRQVTLAPELPGALAAVSQLVAAGVAVAVGHTNATEDEAFAAFDAGATILTHAFNAMPGIHHREPGPVVAALRDERVTLEIIADGVHVHPDVVALAFAQAPDRVALITDAMAAAGAADGHYELGGLAVTVTDGTARLDEGGAIAGSTLTQDAALRLAVGHGIALTSAVDALTRIPARAVGVDDRFGVVESGRVADIVLLDENLRVQTVWVDGVRV; encoded by the coding sequence ATGACCACCGTCATCCATTCGGCCCGTCTCGTCTCTGCGGGAACGCTCACCCCCGACGCCTGGATCGCCTTCACCGATGGCGTCATCGACGGCCGCGGGACGGGCACGACGTGGCGCGCCCTGACGGCGGCCCACGTGATCGACGCCGCGGGAGGGGTGGTGACGCCCGGGTTCATCGACATCCACGGTCACGGAGGCGGGGGCGCCTCGTTCGACGACGGCGCCGCGGCGATCGCCACGGCGCGGGCGATGCACCGTGCGCACGGAACCACCCGCGCGGTGCTCTCGCTCGTCACGGCAGCGCTCGACGATCTCGCCGCCCGCGTGGCGGTGATCGCCGATCTCGTCGAGGACGATGCGACGATCCTCGGCTCGCACCTCGAAGGCCCCTTCCTCGATCCGGGCCACAAAGGGGCGCACACCCTCAGTCTCCTCCGGCCGCCGGATGCCGCCGCCGTCGGCCGGCTGCTGGAGGCGGGGCGGGGCACCGTCCGACAGGTGACTCTCGCTCCCGAGCTGCCGGGCGCGCTGGCGGCGGTGTCGCAGTTGGTGGCCGCGGGCGTCGCGGTGGCGGTCGGCCACACGAACGCCACCGAGGACGAAGCCTTCGCCGCCTTCGACGCCGGAGCGACCATCCTCACGCACGCGTTCAACGCCATGCCCGGCATCCACCACCGCGAACCCGGGCCGGTCGTCGCAGCGCTGCGTGACGAGCGGGTGACGTTGGAGATCATCGCCGACGGCGTGCATGTGCACCCGGATGTCGTGGCACTCGCGTTCGCGCAGGCCCCCGATCGGGTCGCGCTCATCACCGACGCGATGGCCGCCGCCGGTGCCGCCGACGGACACTACGAACTCGGCGGGCTCGCCGTGACGGTCACCGACGGCACCGCCCGACTCGATGAGGGGGGCGCCATCGCCGGCTCGACGCTCACCCAGGACGCCGCCCTGCGCCTGGCCGTCGGCCACGGCATCGCGCTGACGAGCGCCGTCGACGCGCTCACCCGCATTCCTGCCCGTGCCGTCGGCGTCGACGACCGGTTCGGCGTCGTCGAGAGCGGTCGTGTCGCCGACATCGTGCTGCTCGACGAGAACCTGCGGGTGCAGACCGTGTGGGTCGACGGCGTCCGCGTCTGA
- a CDS encoding YrdB family protein has protein sequence MSELPHVRPAAPEAPRSADGAAARPAGVRPALDAVDVLAFLCELFAFVTLAVWGFTAWPFPWNIVAGIGAPVIAILLWALFVSPRAVFAVHPFVRALVELLVYASATIVWWTSGNAWIGLAYAVVAVTVGLVSGRRRLAA, from the coding sequence ATGTCCGAGCTGCCGCACGTCCGTCCCGCCGCGCCCGAGGCCCCGCGATCGGCCGACGGTGCCGCCGCACGTCCGGCCGGCGTGCGCCCTGCGCTGGATGCGGTGGATGTCCTCGCCTTCCTCTGCGAACTGTTCGCCTTCGTCACCCTGGCGGTCTGGGGCTTCACCGCCTGGCCGTTCCCGTGGAACATCGTGGCCGGCATCGGTGCCCCGGTGATCGCGATCCTCCTCTGGGCTCTGTTCGTCTCACCGCGCGCCGTGTTCGCCGTGCACCCGTTCGTGCGGGCGCTCGTCGAACTGCTCGTCTACGCCTCCGCGACGATCGTCTGGTGGACGAGCGGCAACGCGTGGATCGGCCTGGCGTATGCGGTGGTCGCCGTGACCGTCGGACTGGTCTCGGGTCGACGCCGACTCGCCGCGTGA